The Desulforegula conservatrix Mb1Pa genomic sequence TGTAGAGAACAAATAAAATGTCCGCACCTGTAGCAAATGAATTGTCCGGAATTATATACATGATTGGAGGTGTATATGATGCAGACGAAGTTGCTACAGGAAATCAAAAAGATGAGATTTGAAGAAGCATATTCATGCTGGACAGAGGGACGACTTAGCCAGGAGGAAGCAGCAAGGCTGCTTGGAGTCAGCGGCAGGACTTTAAGGCGTTACATCGACAGATATGAGGAAAACGGCCTTGACGGTCTTGTGGATTACAGGCTGAATCAGGTTTCCCACAGTCGAGCCCCTGTGGATGAAGTGATAGCCCTGACAAATCAGTACAAAGAAAAGTATAGTGGCTGGAACGTGAAGCACTTTCACTCCTGGTATAAAAAATCAGGTGGGACAAGAAGCTATACCTGGGTGAAAAACAAGCTTCAGGAAAATGGTTTGGTCAAAAAAGCTCCTGGAAAAGGCAAGCACAGAAAGAGACGAGAGAAATCGCCTCTTCCAGGGATGATGATCCATCAGGACGCAAGCACCCATGAATGGATAAAGGGTCACAAATGGGATCTCGTCGTTACAATGGATGATGCGACAAACGAACATTATTCAATGTTTTTTACAGAGCAGGAAGGAACTGCCTCGAGTTTTCGAGGAGTGAAAGAAACGATTGAAAATAAAGGCCTTTTTTCATCCTTTTACAGCGATCGAGGAAGCCATTATTGGATTACGCCAGAGGCTGGAGGAAAGGTCGACAAGGTTAAGCTGACGCAGTTCGGCAGAGCCATGAAACAGCTCGGAATCCAGATGATCGCGGCATATTCTCCGGAGGCAAGGGGACGAAGCGAAAGGGCCTTCAGAACCCATCAGGAACGGCTGACAAAAGAGCTTGCCTTAGCAGAAATATCGACAATGGAAGAGGCGAACATATACCTTACAGAAACTTATCTGCCAGCTTTCAATGAAGAATTCATGCAGCCAGCAATCGAGGACGGCAGTGCCTTCGTTCCTTTCTGCGGCATGGATATAGATGATATCCTCTGCGAGCAGTACGAAAGAACTGTCGCAAATGACAATTGCGTAGAGTTTGGGCGTATGAAGCTTCAGATACCTCAGGCATCACACAGAATTCATTATGTAAAAGCAAAAGTGCGTGTTCATAGCTACTGCGACAAGAGGCTGGCAGTTTTTCACGGTCCGAGGAAACTCGCTGTTTATGACCCTCGCGGGACAATAATCGGAGCAAGTCCGATTCAAAATATAGATTCAAAAACTAAGGCGGTTTCTCTGCCCTTTACCACATCTGACAATGCTGCTCCTTGTCAAGGCCAAGCCTCGCAGGCTCGGTGCTGCGCAGCCTTGACAAGTCCGCTGCATTGCCAGATTTAAAAAGCGGGCAGAGAACCTTCGAGGTTATCCTTGGGATAGCCCTTAACATTAATTTTTTCGTCCAACGCATTCGCTTCCAATATAGTTTGGCCCTTTTTTCAAAAGAGCTAAAAAGTGGACAGTTTATGTGCTATAAAACCGGACAAATTTATTTGTTGCTAACAGAATTTAAATGCAACTGTTTTAAATAAAAGAGGCTTAAAGTGCTGAAGGAAATCATATGCCGGGTTTTAAATGTTTGTGAAAATAATCATATGTAAGAATCTGGTGAAAGAATATGCTTGAAATAACATGGGGTTTGCATTTAATATTATAGCCACAATCGATAATTTCAAATCTGTCCCGGCTTATTTAGCAATACTTATCCAATTATTAAATCGTAAAATAAATCAATGGTGAGGCTGGTTTTTTTTCTTGTCTGCCTTTTAGATGGCACAACGATCTTATCTTAGTTGTTTTGTTGATTGTCTTTTCATGCTGCTTGACAATGCATATTGCAATGGGAGGCCATTATGAACGGAATCAGAGACATTGATGCCATTTTGATATCATTAGTTTTTTTTGTTTTCGGGCTGACCAGCATCACATATTCAGCAGAAGAGCAAAAAGATGTCGGACTTATCACTGAGATCACAGGCTCAGTTTCATATTCCTCTGCAGACTCTAAATCAGGATTTTCAGACGCAGTTGTATTTATGAAGGTCAGATCAAATGATTGCCTGAAAATCGGAGAAAAATCATCTCTTACGCTTCTTTATCAGGGAAATGGCCGGAGGGAAGTCTGGAATGGGCCTTTGAGCATAAAGATTAAGGAAGAGGAAAGCGTTGTGATTGAAGGTACCGCCTTAGGGAATTCAAATAAGGCTGATAATATTTCCGTTGTGGTCAGTGACAAGGTTTTTATGGCTTCTGAACTTGGTGAATCAGGTAAACTTGGAAAATCAGGGATTAGGGTTGTAAGAAGCATGAGTGAAACCTCTGAGACCAAACTGCGTGAAGGACTTGAAAAATATAAGAAAATGAAGTCTGATTTTGGTGAAAAAGATGCGGTTCCTGATCTTTATCTCCTTTCACTTTACAGTGAGCTTGGCAAACACTCAGAAATGGAGAACCAGCTCAAGCTAATGAAACAGAAATGGCCAGGAAATCCCGAACTAAAAAAATGGGCTGATCAGATTAAGGCCAAATAAGACGCTGTTAATAAAAAAAGTCAATCGGAACATATCTTTTTATTAGGCAATGTTCCTCTTATTCAATTTCTATTTCAAATATCATTGATTGTATTTCTACTTGATTTCTGGACAACCATTTTGAAAAAATGTTTTACGTATCTTGCCCAAAACTTCATGGTTTTAGCCAGTAGAATAAATGTCTTTTTGGTTATTTGCTGATCCAATATCATTAATGTTTTTACGGAGCTTTTTCCAAAAAGCGACCCGCCGGAGGCCGCTTTTTTATTAAAAGTATTAGTTGTTTATTGTAATCATAAAGTATTCCACATTAACGGGAACAGAGCCCTAAAAAACAAGAGGCGTTGCCAAGCAGAGTCTTTATCAATGCATATCATAGCTATGATACAGATGTGATTCAGTAAACGTTCTTCCATTTTAATCTTCCATAAAACGTTCAGAACAGGAATACGGCCATGAAAAAAAATAACCTGTTTTTAATCGTCCCTGTTTTTTTGCTATTCACAACAAGTTCTTTTGCAGAGGTGAAGCTTGATGGAAGTATGGGGGTTACAGGTTCTCTGCCTGGCCCTGATTTCCGGATAGAAGCTACAGTTGGTCAAAAAATGGGCCCTAATCTTTTCCACAGCTTTGAAAAATTCAATATAGCAACAGGAGAGACTGCCACTTTTGCCGGGCCTGCTGATATCAGCAGAATCATAAGCCGCGTTACCGGAGGATCTGTCTCAAATATTGACGGGCTTTTGGCCTCTGAGATCCAGGGCGCGGATTTTTATTTGATAAACCCATACGGTATTGTTTTTGGCAAAAACGCTTCCCTCGATATAAGCGGATCATTTTTTGCGACAACTGCGGATCATATCAAGCTTGGAGAAAATGGCAGATTTGATGCAAAGAATCCATCTGCTTCCATTCTGACATCAGCCCCGCCCGAGGCTTTCGGTTTTGTTGGAAACAGTCCTGGTAAAATTGAGGTGGAGTCAAGCATCGATGTGGGGGAGGGTAAATATCCTGGGCTATATGTTAATGGCAACTCAAGCATTACAATAGCTGGCGGGGATATAAGCTTCATGGGCGGTGTGGCAAGAACATACAAGGGGCCTATCAATATAGTTTCCGTTGCATCAGTCGGAGAACTTAATCTCGATTCCATGAATACAGGTCTTTTCTCTAAGCTTGGCAATATAGATGTCAGGGACTTCTCTGTGATTTTTTCATTCGGAGGCGGTAATATTTCTGTTCAATCCCAGAATCTTAATCTCATAGATGGAGGTGAAATATACACCAAGATTTTTGAAGATCGCGCAGATGCCGGAAATCTTGATGTAAATGTCAGGGATTCAATCCTTGTATCAGGCCAGAGCATGAATGGTTTTCTTAGTTATCTTGGTGCAGAGGTTCAGAACGCACCAAACAGCAGAAGCGGAGATGTTAATATTTCGGCAAGATATCTTAGGATTGATAATGGAGCCTCTGTTTCATCATACAGTGCCAGAAGCGGGCCAAGCGGAAATGTAACAATAAACGCAGACAGAGTTGAAACTTTAGGGGGCTCGAAGATTTCATCGGAAATATTGGGTGGAATAGGCAAAAGCGGAGATATTATTATTAATGCTTATGAGTTTTTCAATTTATCTGGAATCACTGCAGAAGGAGTTTGCAGCAGCGTCGGTACTACTGTTACAGATTCTTATTTGGCTTATGGGGGTGATATCAGGGTTTTTGCTCCTGAAATATTAATGGATGGCGGATATCTCACAAGTTTGAGTTCAGTTTCAGGCAATTCCGGGAATATAGCAATTGAAACAGATAATATGACACTGATAAATGGAGGTTCGGTTTATTCGTCTATTTCTGAAGGAATAGGCATTGCCGGTAATATAGATCTTAAAATTTCTAATCAGCTTTTTATGTCTGGTTTTAATGTCAATGGGACTTTTACCAATATTAATTCCGCTGCTGTGGATTCCATATATTCGGCTGGAGGAAATATTGCTCTGTCAGCTGGATCTGCTTGGCTTGAAAAAGGTGCCTACATAACAAGTTCAAGTGTTATGAGCGGCAGTTCAGGTAATATCTATATGGATGTAGCTAAGCTTGATCTTGTTGATGGAGGTAGAATTTTTGCCGATATCAGACAGGGGCAGGGTAGGGGCGGCGCTCTTGAAATTATAGCTGACGAATACATTAATATTGCTGGTGCATATGCTGGTGCCTATTCAAGCAGGATAGCTTCGGAGGCCGAGGATTCTGGGACTTCAAATGGTGGCAGCATAAGTCTTGTTTCTCCTTTAATTAATATTATTGATGAAGGATATATCAGTACAGTGAGCAACAGCGGGGACGGCGGCAGCATTGATATAGGAACCTGGAATTTGAACCTGATCAATGGTGGAAGCATACTTGCCAGTAAGATTAAAGGCAGCGGTTCAGGTGGGAATATATTCATTAACGCGGTCAATGATGTTAATATTTCAGGAAAAAATGAAAGCGGATCATCCGGCGGTATTAATTCATCAGCAAATGGAGCTCCAGGGGCAAAGTCAGGAGATATAGCCATAACTGCTGCGAGTTTGAAATTATCTGATGGTGGTTATGTGACAAGTTCTGCCTTCGGCAGTGGAGACTCCGGAAGTCTTTTTGTTGATGTTGATACATTGGAGCTTTTGGGAGGCGGAAGAATACTATCTGCAATACAGGGAGGCACAGGAATAGGAGGGGAATTAAGTATTAATGCCAGGACATCCGTTCTTATCCAAGGATCAGATGTGCAAGGCGCAAGCTCGATAATATCTTCAGCAGTGGGTTCTTTTACGGCTGATGGAGGAAATCTAAATATAATTACAGACAATTTGACCATAGACGGCGGATTCATTACAAGTTCCAGCGTTGAAGGCGGCAGGGCCGGCAATCTCGCTATGAATGTTGGAAGTTTAAGTGTTCTTAATGGAGGTACTGTAACATCAAGTGTTTTAAGAGCCGTAGGCAGAGGCGGTAATGTTTATATTGACGCCAGAGACTATGTTCTGGTTTCAGGCGTTTCAGAATATGAGATTTATAGCAATATCAATTCGTCGGGAGTAGATTCTCCTTATTCAAATGCCGGGGATATTTTCCTGTCTTCTCCATATCTGAGGCTTGAAAATGGCGGATTTCTCTCAAGCTCAAGCACACGAAGTGGTGACGCAGGAAATATTAATATCTGGGCTTCAGACGTTTATCTTGTTAATTCTGGTCATATTGACACTGCCTCAGATGTATCAGCCGGAGGCAGCATGCATATAGATTCTGCTCACATGATCAATCTCGAAAATAGCTATATATCAAGTTCTGTGTATGGTGGAACCGGAAATGGCGGTAATATGCTCATTGGGAATCCCGAGTTTATAATACTTGATGGCAGCTATATCATAGCAATAGCTTATGAAGGCAACGGCGGAAATATTGATCTTAAAGCCGGACTTTTTATTGCTGATCCCATTAGTAAAATAAGTGCTTCATCCCAGTTAGGTATTGATGGAATCATAAATATTGATGTAAAGCGGCGGGCGCTTTGGCACCATTTTGCGTCTGCTTTGGCACCACTCCCACATGAATTGACTAAAAAAAGCCCATCTGATTGCCTGTCAAAAATATGTCGATTATAAAGCCCTGACCAGAAAAAATTTGAACGCCTGATCAGGGCCTGGTTTATCAATAATTTGTGAAGATCAACTCATTGCCCTCTGTGGCACTCTTTCGAGCAACAGAATATCTCAGTTTAACTTCCAGCTGTTTGAAGTCCTTGAACACTTCACGTATTTCAGGCAGGTCGTTTATGGTCAGAAGAAACTTGCCTTTCACGCTTCCGAGTATCCCTGCCATTTCTTTGTAATCATCCAGAACCATATTATGCTTGTAGTATGGGGCTTTATAATAAGGTGGGTCAATAAAAAAGAATGTGCCTGGCCTGTCGTATCTGGCCACAAGATCCTGCCATGGGAGATGTTCAACCACGCAGCCTGATAGCCGCATGTGAACCTGGGACATTTCCTCTTCAAGTCTGACTATGTTAATCTTGCCAGCTCTGCCCGGAGACACGCCAAAGGATCTGTTTCTTACTCTGCCGCCATAACAGAGCCTTTGGGTATAATAATATCTGGCGGCTTTCTGGATATCGGTCAGGCCACCTGTTTCAAGCTGGCCTTTCCATTCTTCGAACATCTGCCTTGAAGTTAAAAGCCATTTAAACTGCTTTAAAAACTCTTCTAAATGATTCTGGACTACCCGATAAAATGAAATAAGTTCTCCGTCCAGATCATTGAGAACTTCAGATTTTGAAAGCATCGGGTCTTTTTTGAAAAACACCCAACCGGCTCCTGTGCATACTTCGCAGTATGTTTCATGTTCCGGCAACATCGAGATGATCTGGGCAGCAAGTCTTGATTTGCCGNNNNNNNNNNNNNNNNNNNNNNNNNNNNNNNNNNNNNNNNNNNNNNNNNNNNNNNNNNNNNNNNNNNNNNNNNNNNNNNNNNNNNNNNNNNNNNNNNNNNNNNNNNNNNNNNNNNNNNNNNNNNNNNNNNNNNNNNNNNNNNNNNNNNNNNNNNNNNNNNNNNNNNNNNNNNNNNNNNNNNNNNNNNNNNNNNNNNNNNNNNNNNNNNNNNNNNNNNNNNNNNNNNNNNNNNNNNNNNNNNNNNNNNNNNNNNNNNNNNNNNNNNNNNNNNNNNNNNNNNNNNNNNNNNNNNNNNNNNNNNNNNNNNNNNNNNNNNNNNNNNNNNNNNNNNNNNNNNNNNNNNNNNNNNNNNNNNNNNNNNNNNNNNNNNNNNNNNNNNNNNNNNNNNNNNNNNNTAGGTGAAGGCCATGATGCCCTTTACCATTGACGCTGATATGGTTTCATATTCTGCGCTTCCGGCTGAAGTTCTCAGAAGAAGCCTCCATGTCCTGTCTGGCAGGGATTCAACGACAGGAGATCCAGGATCCGCACTCTGCCTTGCGGTGCAGACGACATTCAGTCCTTCGACGCCATCGTTGGCCACTCCGATCGGATCATTGCGACCGTCTCCGCCAGAAAACGCAACGTGGACATACAGATACTGTATACCTGCCTTTTCCTGATTGATCCTCGTTATCTGCTGAACAGCGTAGGCTTCAGCGTCCGCAGATGATAAAAAAGGCTGCCCCTGTGCATCTGCCGGATATATAATGTCATGGCCCAGCCCGAACACCCTCACCTTGTTTCCTGGCAGAATTTCATAAGTAATGTCACTCATCTGATCCCTCCTTAGGCGAACACAGGCATTTTGATGCCGATTGTTTTTGATGATTTCAGGAATGCGGAAAGCTTCACAAGATCGATAATCAAGCCTGACGAATTATAAATAGTAGAACTTGTCATTACCGCAGACGCTCCCAGATTACCTCCCCATATATAAATTTTGCCATTACTGAAAACCAACATAGGATCGAGAAGAGCAGATGCCGCTATCGGGATATGATATTGACGGCCCGTAGCCTCTACATGAGCCATCAACCCTCTCAAGAGCGGAGACCACATATACAAAACTCCATCCTGGTAAAATATCCGGTTATCGCCAAACTGAGTATAGGCGCTATCACTGGTAATTCCTGAAGACTGAATAAAAGGCGCAAAATTGCAGAATCGCGTAAACTGATTTGTAGCTGTATCGAATAAGAAAATATTATTATGGAATGCCCCTCTGGCAAAACCATCTATTTTTGTTATCTTGAAATTGACCAGGAATTTACTGCTGGAATATTTACAGGACATAGAGTTTGGTCTGAGCACGATCATATTGTAGCCGCTGCTTGATCCCACGCCACTACCTATCATGGGAGGAACAACAGCCAGATCAGACCATACGTTTGAAGCAAAATGGTATCTGTATATTGTAGGAAAATTTGACGGCACATATGACGCATTAGCGTTTTTAAAAACCTGCATAAAATATGCATAGCCGCTATTTGTCCCCATGAATGCGTAGCCGACGCACTTAAGATTAGTAGGCGTCGTGGGCAGTGACGCTAAAGCTGTCCAGGCGTTACCTGCCGGGCTATATTTCCTGAAATCAAATGCGGCATTCGGAGGATCACCAATATTCACTCTATTGCTGTAATAATAGCAATTCCCCTCATAATCAAAGCTGCCGGTTTCAGGGCAATACAACAAATGATTAATATCAGGATAGGCGAGCCCCGCGTCACTCCATGCATTTGTTGCTTCGTCATAAACATCAGGCCTTTGGGTTGTAGAACCGGGCGTATAAAGCTTGCCATTCGCAGCTACCGCAGGGCCACTCATTCCCCCTGATTCAGTTACCCATGCAGGATACTTGCTGAACGTGCTGTTGCCTGTACCAAAAAGAGTATTCATGGGAGAAACAAAAGCGCTTCCCCAGTCCTCACCCAATAAGTTCAGGTTTTCAAAATAATTCACATTGTCTATTTTTGATTTGGCAACCAGCCTGACTCCTGGAATGCCGGATTGAGCAGGGAATGATGAACCCATTTATTCCTCCTTATATTAGCAAACCTTCAAGAATGAAGCTGATGCTGTCAGCCTGGTCGGTTTTCACTCGTATTGTTTCCCCGGCTCCCATATTCACAGTAATCTCGTGTGGAGGGCCAGGGTCGACCGGAACATTGAAACATCGCCAGTCAGCCGAGAGTGCCGGATTGTCCCCATGACCAGCCGCGCACCTTGCTATGCTGTATTCAACCGATTCCCCGGCCTGGTTGCAGACAGACACCCTGCCTTGAAAAAATCTGCCAGCCGGGCAGACATAGAGTTGCACTTCTACTGTTGATGAGGGTCTTAATGCCGCAACCCGTCCGTATTGGTCAGCCATAAATCCTCCTTTAAGACTTAAGGACTACATTGTGTTTGTGTAGAAAAAGGCTCTTCGAAGCCCGGCTTTCACATTTTCGGCAAGCACCTCTGTGATGCTGTCCACATATTGCCTGGAAGCCATGACAACAGAAGGTTCTATGGTCAATGTGATAGCTGAGGTATTCTCAACTGCGAGCGGCAGCCTGATATAAAGATCCTGGCCAGCTCCATCAGCAAGGACAGGTTTTTCCGTGGGCGGATAATTGGAAACGGCCACAAGATCTCCGGCAGAATCAAAGAGACCAACTTCCCTTATCCACCATCCGCCAACATCCACAGGAATCTTCCCCTCAATGGTAATCCAGTTTGGATTTTCCTCTGACAGAGCAACCCTGTTAACCTCACCACGACAAACCTCATGAACCAGACCTGCCATCCCCTCCCATGGTTCGACAAACAGCCCATTCCCGTCTCCTACAGCCATATGGGTTATTTCAAGACCAACACCGTCGACCAGCGCCTGCGCATACCTGGCCAAGCCTATGCTCGTCATGATCGAAAAATATTTTTGCATTAAACCTCCTAAGTAGATTCCTTCGGATATACGATGGTGTCAGAGCCTGTATGTATTGCTGCGGAAGACATCAAAACCACAGGCTCAAGTGTAATTTCCGTGGCAATCAGTGGATAAACCGTCGTAACAGCTCCAGCCACTGGCCCTCCGCACCCAATCCACAAAGGAGCAGTCTCAAGATAAAGAACCAGCTCAAAACCAGCCAGCTTCGACCGCGCCGGTTTCACCTCATTGATGGCCCAGGTCATTGTGGGCAGTTTGGTGAGCATGTCGCCCTGAATATTGTTAATCCTCACCCGGAATTCTGCCCAGCGTGCCGGATCAATATCCCTGAGATTGATGATCTCCACGGTGTCTATGCCGCAAGCGTCCGCGACTATGCGCCTGACACCGCTTTCCCTGCCGCCAAGAACGTACCAGTGCCAGGCCAGCCTTACCCGGCTGTAATACTGATCATCTGTTTCATAAGCGGCGCGAACAATCCCCCTCGATGCCGCGAACCCGTCAAAATTCTCTTCCTCGCACCTGTCAGGCAGAAACTGATCACGAACCCAGAGCACAGACGCCCTTGCTGAATCCAGAACATCAGCAGCCCCTTGGACAACAGTGGCAAGAGGCCCAGGACGCCAGATCAGCGCATATTTCAAACCATTTTTGAAATAATCCCAGAATATACTCATCAGGCTTCAGCCCATTTCCAGGTTAAATCCAGTGATTCAAGCACTCCGAGTCCGTCATCTGGGATTCCGATGTCAGACACCGGAGATGCCCAGTTTACCTTTTTGATATTTGAACCAGTGCCGAGAACCAGAAAGGTCAATAAATCCCTTGTCAAATCCTGACCTATTTCAAGCGGTGCAACTCCGCTGACAACAGTTCCTGAAAACAGCGCCCTGATTCTGTTTTCAACAGCAAGCCTAATATCCGCAGGATTACCTCCTGTCAGCTCAAGCTCTCCGGCAATCAAGACATTTACCGACAAAGGCCCTTTGACCATTACATCATCATTGATCGGCTTTTTTTCAGTAACGACAGCATTCAAAGCAGCTACCAAATCAGACGTCGGCAACCCTGCCGCACCCCTGATCACCACATCAACCGTGCCCTGGCCCCTTGGATGATTATCCATGATTCTTACTCCGGTCACTCCGGCCACAGACCTTGCCCAAGATTCATAAGCGTATTTGGTACAGCCGTTGATCGCAGACCAGGCAAGCTGATACCTGAGCCTAAGACTGTCATCATCTTCTTCGTCTATGGCCTCGGACGTAAGCCACCCGGCCCGGTTAATCACTCCGTCAATTCCAGGAATAACCGAGGCCATTTCCCTTATCTGGCCTGCTGTTACATTGGCCGCGCAGCCATAGGATTCTGATTCGACAGCGACAAGTGTTTCAATTTCTCCATCCTGTAAAACCACGTCAGCCAGAGTAACAAACCGATAGATATTGCCGAGTCCGTCTGGCGGAGTCCTGATAACGCTGCCAGCAGTTATGGGAACATTGCCGGCAGAGCCGGAACGATAGAAAACAACACTGCCCCTGGCTTTTGTGGCCTTCTTGCGCGAGACTTCAACCTGACCGCAATGCAAATCAAGCCATAAACCTGTGGCTGTTAACGGAAACGCCTGCTTAAGCACAAAATCAAGGAACTGATAAAGCTGATAAAGACCCCAGGCCCAAAGCTCTATCAAGCCACGGACAGGCCCTCTGTTGAGATTGAGTGGCTGGGGCAGATTGCCATCAGCCTGAACCGCCTCGATGCGCTCAAACAGGCTGACTCTGATGCTTTCGAGTGTTTTGCTAACCAGTAACATCCTTGATCACCATTTCCATGTTTGCGCCGATTTCCATTACCAGGTTGAATTTATGATTCTGGTCTATCAGCCTGGCTTCCGCCTGAATAACAATGCCTGTGTGATCCCATCCTGAAACCATGGCCTGGGCAGACATAGGCACAACCCTCGGATCGAGTCCGATCCTGTAAACAACTTCATTAACCAGGGCCATTCTGTTTGTGACCGTGTTTTCGTCCTTGGCATAAAGATAAATTTCAGATCCGAATTCCTTGTCGTAAAACAGCGAACCCAGAGGAGTTGCCAGCCTCAGCCTTATGTCCTGGACTGCTGCCCTGGCTCCTTCGGTTATGGCCGTCTCTCCGTTTGCGGCCACAACAGCTTGAAGTGATTCATCAAGCATCATGTCTAATCCGTAAATATTTCCCATTACTCACCATTAGCCGTAATATTTGCGGATCCAGTAACGCAGATGCCGGATCCGCAGAAATGGGTCACAGGGTCGCCAACTCTTGCCACGCCCCTGCCGTTTGCTGAAACATCAGGAGATCCTCCGATCACCAAGAACACTCCGCAATGAGGGCAAGTGTGCGCGCCGAAATCACCGTATCTCTGCACTCCCTTGCCATTGCCTGAAACGTCAGGAGATCCTGAGCCGTGGTATCCCACTACAGCGTGGGGACAGCATCTGAGGCCGTGGCTGCAAATTCCGATTACAAGATCATTTGTTAAGGCTATTCCTGGCATTCTCTGGCCTCCGCAAAACCTTTATGGGTTAATGAGCAAGGGTCTGAAGATATTCATCCCATGTCAGGGCAGATCCCTTTTCAGGCAAGCTGGCCAACATAGGCGGCCTTGAATCAGCCTTGATATAAAAAGTCATTCCATAGATCAGACCATTCCCGTCCAGATCCTCTGCTCCCATATATTCATTGACCAGGATCGCTGCCTTGGGAGGCTTGCTTCCTGATGATTGTCCCGCCATCTTAAGCAAGGCGTCAGACCCCATCATTCCGCATCTGCTGTTGACCACATCCCAAAGCTTGCATGACCCGTCTTCAGGACATCTGAAAAAGCCATATTCAGAACCATCGGTAACAGCCATTGACAGGTCAGATTCGTTCTCAAAGGCTGTCTTTTCTTCCGAATCCACGTATTTGCCTGTCTCTGAATCAGGCGTATAAATATTGCCTGCTGAATCTCTGAGGCTGATTACTGACGATTCCATGGCCAGAACAGACGCTATTGCGACAGGTTCGTTGGTCTCCAGGGAATTGCTTTCATAGTCAAGGTACTGACCTGATGGAGTCCTTG encodes the following:
- a CDS encoding Kelch repeat-containing protein, with amino-acid sequence MGSSFPAQSGIPGVRLVAKSKIDNVNYFENLNLLGEDWGSAFVSPMNTLFGTGNSTFSKYPAWVTESGGMSGPAVAANGKLYTPGSTTQRPDVYDEATNAWSDAGLAYPDINHLLYCPETGSFDYEGNCYYYSNRVNIGDPPNAAFDFRKYSPAGNAWTALASLPTTPTNLKCVGYAFMGTNSGYAYFMQVFKNANASYVPSNFPTIYRYHFASNVWSDLAVVPPMIGSGVGSSSGYNMIVLRPNSMSCKYSSSKFLVNFKITKIDGFARGAFHNNIFLFDTATNQFTRFCNFAPFIQSSGITSDSAYTQFGDNRIFYQDGVLYMWSPLLRGLMAHVEATGRQYHIPIAASALLDPMLVFSNGKIYIWGGNLGASAVMTSSTIYNSSGLIIDLVKLSAFLKSSKTIGIKMPVFA
- a CDS encoding ISNCY family transposase, which produces MMQTKLLQEIKKMRFEEAYSCWTEGRLSQEEAARLLGVSGRTLRRYIDRYEENGLDGLVDYRLNQVSHSRAPVDEVIALTNQYKEKYSGWNVKHFHSWYKKSGGTRSYTWVKNKLQENGLVKKAPGKGKHRKRREKSPLPGMMIHQDASTHEWIKGHKWDLVVTMDDATNEHYSMFFTEQEGTASSFRGVKETIENKGLFSSFYSDRGSHYWITPEAGGKVDKVKLTQFGRAMKQLGIQMIAAYSPEARGRSERAFRTHQERLTKELALAEISTMEEANIYLTETYLPAFNEEFMQPAIEDGSAFVPFCGMDIDDILCEQYERTVANDNCVEFGRMKLQIPQASHRIHYVKAKVRVHSYCDKRLAVFHGPRKLAVYDPRGTIIGASPIQNIDSKTKAVSLPFTTSDNAAPCQGQASQARCCAALTSPLHCQI
- a CDS encoding two-partner secretion domain-containing protein, producing the protein MKKNNLFLIVPVFLLFTTSSFAEVKLDGSMGVTGSLPGPDFRIEATVGQKMGPNLFHSFEKFNIATGETATFAGPADISRIISRVTGGSVSNIDGLLASEIQGADFYLINPYGIVFGKNASLDISGSFFATTADHIKLGENGRFDAKNPSASILTSAPPEAFGFVGNSPGKIEVESSIDVGEGKYPGLYVNGNSSITIAGGDISFMGGVARTYKGPINIVSVASVGELNLDSMNTGLFSKLGNIDVRDFSVIFSFGGGNISVQSQNLNLIDGGEIYTKIFEDRADAGNLDVNVRDSILVSGQSMNGFLSYLGAEVQNAPNSRSGDVNISARYLRIDNGASVSSYSARSGPSGNVTINADRVETLGGSKISSEILGGIGKSGDIIINAYEFFNLSGITAEGVCSSVGTTVTDSYLAYGGDIRVFAPEILMDGGYLTSLSSVSGNSGNIAIETDNMTLINGGSVYSSISEGIGIAGNIDLKISNQLFMSGFNVNGTFTNINSAAVDSIYSAGGNIALSAGSAWLEKGAYITSSSVMSGSSGNIYMDVAKLDLVDGGRIFADIRQGQGRGGALEIIADEYINIAGAYAGAYSSRIASEAEDSGTSNGGSISLVSPLINIIDEGYISTVSNSGDGGSIDIGTWNLNLINGGSILASKIKGSGSGGNIFINAVNDVNISGKNESGSSGGINSSANGAPGAKSGDIAITAASLKLSDGGYVTSSAFGSGDSGSLFVDVDTLELLGGGRILSAIQGGTGIGGELSINARTSVLIQGSDVQGASSIISSAVGSFTADGGNLNIITDNLTIDGGFITSSSVEGGRAGNLAMNVGSLSVLNGGTVTSSVLRAVGRGGNVYIDARDYVLVSGVSEYEIYSNINSSGVDSPYSNAGDIFLSSPYLRLENGGFLSSSSTRSGDAGNINIWASDVYLVNSGHIDTASDVSAGGSMHIDSAHMINLENSYISSSVYGGTGNGGNMLIGNPEFIILDGSYIIAIAYEGNGGNIDLKAGLFIADPISKISASSQLGIDGIINIDVKRRALWHHFASALAPLPHELTKKSPSDCLSKICRL
- a CDS encoding phage tail protein — its product is MSIFWDYFKNGLKYALIWRPGPLATVVQGAADVLDSARASVLWVRDQFLPDRCEEENFDGFAASRGIVRAAYETDDQYYSRVRLAWHWYVLGGRESGVRRIVADACGIDTVEIINLRDIDPARWAEFRVRINNIQGDMLTKLPTMTWAINEVKPARSKLAGFELVLYLETAPLWIGCGGPVAGAVTTVYPLIATEITLEPVVLMSSAAIHTGSDTIVYPKEST
- a CDS encoding phage tail protein — translated: MQKYFSIMTSIGLARYAQALVDGVGLEITHMAVGDGNGLFVEPWEGMAGLVHEVCRGEVNRVALSEENPNWITIEGKIPVDVGGWWIREVGLFDSAGDLVAVSNYPPTEKPVLADGAGQDLYIRLPLAVENTSAITLTIEPSVVMASRQYVDSITEVLAENVKAGLRRAFFYTNTM
- a CDS encoding DNA adenine methylase, with the translated sequence GKSRLAAQIISMLPEHETYCEVCTGAGWVFFKKDPMLSKSEVLNDLDGELISFYRVVQNHLEEFLKQFKWLLTSRQMFEEWKGQLETGGLTDIQKAARYYYTQRLCYGGRVRNRSFGVSPGRAGKINIVRLEEEMSQVHMRLSGCVVEHLPWQDLVARYDRPGTFFFIDPPYYKAPYYKHNMVLDDYKEMAGILGSVKGKFLLTINDLPEIREVFKDFKQLEVKLRYSVARKSATEGNELIFTNY